DNA from Leptospira mayottensis 200901116:
TCTCAAATCAAAGACTACTCTTTTCCGGTATTAACTTTACATACAGATGACTTTGAAGAAGTTACGGAATCTTTTATAAGATTAAACTCCAAAGGAACAAGACTAAAATTCGCGGAATTAGCTATGGCCCGATTAGCTTTCAATTGGCCTGGGGCATTGAACGATGAATTCAAAATTGCTCTGACCGAATACGAAAATATTAGTTTTGATTTTAGTCCAAGTTTTTTAATGAGGTGTTTTGTAGTAATAGGAACCGATCAAAGCAGCTTTAAGACTTTAGATACACTTTGGAACGAAAGAAAAAACAATCTACCTTCAATTTGGGGAAAAACAAAAAAATCAATTGATACGACGATAAATTTTTTGAAAAACAATGTTGGAATCGGATCTTCTAACTTTATACCATCAACGAACGCATTAGTCCCTATTGTTTACTATATGAATAAGTTGAATTCAAAACTGGATGATGGTTCTATCAATGGAATTCTTTTTTGGTATTTAGCGGCTACTGGCCTCGGCAGATTTACAGGGGGCGCCGAAGCCCAAATTGACAATGACATTAAAGCAATCAATTCCGAAGCGCCAATTCAAAACCTGGTAAAGAATTTGAGAAGAAGTGTTGCTAGCTTTGAATTTACTCCTGAAATGATAGCAGGAGAATATCGTAGTAATAAGTTTATGCCATTATTATTTTCGTTATGCAGAAAGCAGGAAGCAAAAGATTGGTTTAATGGAATAAATTTAAGCACCGGCAATCACGGTAGCGAAAATCAAATTGAATTACATCATATATTTCCAAAATCTATATTAAAAGAAGCTGAAATAGAAACAGAGTTAATTGACGACTTGGCTAATATCGCATTCTTATCTTCTAAAGCAAATAAAGAAATATCAAAAACTCTACCGAATAAGTATTTAAAGAAAATCGAAAACGATCGACTTAAAAAACAGTTTATCCCAATCTATGAAGAACTATGGGAAATCACAAGATTTAAGGATTTTTTACAAGAGCGTCGAAAATTAATTATTAAAGAATTGAATATCTATTTTGCAGAGATAGGTAAGTCATTTATAGAGAATTAAGAAAGAGAGATAATTTATAAATAATAAAAATATCAGATTCCATTTTGTAACAATCTAATCTTTAAAAACATTCGCACAAAATCAACTTTAAAGTTATAGACCATCTCGAATGTGGATGTTCCTACCGAAATTGAACAACGATAAAATCTGTTCAAAAACCATAAAGTTCCCGACGAAAGCGAGAAGTAATGTATGAGAATCCCCCGAATAAAAAATCATAGAAAGAAGTTAAAGATAGAAACTTAAGGGACAATACTTCCTCCGTTACGAACTAGTACTGAATTCTCTTCAAGTTTCGGAACAGACCTTTAAGCGATTTTAGATTCTTTTTTGAGAATCAAAGTAGGAGTCACTCGATCGGTAATTACTTCCGCGGTAATAATTACCTCTTCGATATCTTTACGAGAGGGAATATCGAACATCAGATCTAACATAATATTTTCAACAATCGCCCTAAGCCCTCGAGCACCGGATTCTCTTTTGATCGCGAGTTCGGCGATCTTATCAATCGCAT
Protein-coding regions in this window:
- a CDS encoding DUF262 domain-containing protein; the encoded protein is MAKKLEKADTSISVLIEKFNAGELGIPEIQRDYVWNKSQVKDLVESLYKEYPTGLIYLWKTKTLPKLKENSIKTPDLLILDGQQRLTSLQKLLKGEIPVYFNVEDESFAIYSSKLKNFPSWVAVKSVLENPITIWNDIIEKLKIDKTSPLQEAYMNRIQNLSQIKDYSFPVLTLHTDDFEEVTESFIRLNSKGTRLKFAELAMARLAFNWPGALNDEFKIALTEYENISFDFSPSFLMRCFVVIGTDQSSFKTLDTLWNERKNNLPSIWGKTKKSIDTTINFLKNNVGIGSSNFIPSTNALVPIVYYMNKLNSKLDDGSINGILFWYLAATGLGRFTGGAEAQIDNDIKAINSEAPIQNLVKNLRRSVASFEFTPEMIAGEYRSNKFMPLLFSLCRKQEAKDWFNGINLSTGNHGSENQIELHHIFPKSILKEAEIETELIDDLANIAFLSSKANKEISKTLPNKYLKKIENDRLKKQFIPIYEELWEITRFKDFLQERRKLIIKELNIYFAEIGKSFIEN